A part of Capsicum annuum cultivar UCD-10X-F1 chromosome 6, UCD10Xv1.1, whole genome shotgun sequence genomic DNA contains:
- the LOC107873495 gene encoding pumilio homolog 2 yields the protein MVSELGRRPMMGNNENSFGDEFETEIGMLLRDQRRQEADDREKELNMYRSGSAPPTVEGSLNAVGGLFNDNGFMSEEELRSDPEYLSYYYSNVNLNPRLPPPLLSKEDWRFSQRLQGGSSAIGDRRKVNKIDNGNSGRSPFAMPPGFNSKKAESENETDKLQGSVEWGGDGLIGLPGLGLGSKKKSIAEMFQDDFSRVSPAPGHPSRPASRNAFDGSGDTINSAEAELSHLRHELSATKTLRSASSTQLPSATQHDDVPTSYSYAAALGASLSRSTTPDPQHIARAPSPSLTPIGGGRVVNSEKRSVSSPSPFNGVSSHRTESAELVTALSGMNISNGGQNNTKQHDFLKQSKSPQFNMVSTAQSAKVPYSVAVTGSNSSYLKGSPTSGLNGGGGVLSQYPHLDSPNSSFSNYGLGGHSVSPMSSHLGNYNLPPLFGNAAAASAMAVPGLDSRMLGGSNLSAATSEQTLSRMGNQMGGSGLPASFVDPMYLQYLTAEYAAAQVAALNDPSLDRNYMGNSYVDLLQKAYLSNMLPQKSQYGAPLNSRSSGSGHHGYYGNPAYGVGLSYPGSPLASPVSPVGPGSPMRHSDYNMRFPGRMRNIAGGVVGPYHLDNMENSIASSLLEEFKSNKAKCFELSEIAGHVVEFSADQYGSRFIQQKLETATTEEKNMVFEEIFLQALTLMTDVFGNYVIQKFFEHGMASQRRELASILFGHVLTLSLQMYGCRVIQKAIEVVDVDQKIKMVEELEGHVMRCVRDQNGNHVIQKCIECVPEDHIQFIVSTFFGQVITLSTHPYGCRVIQRVLEHCNNPETQSKVMEEILGSVSMLAQDQYGNYVVQHVLEHGKPHERSTIIQELAGKIVQMSQQKFASNVVEKCLTFCNSSERQLLVNEMLGTTDENEPLQAMMKDQFANYVVQKVLETCSDQQRELIMSRIKVHLNALKKYTYGKHIVARVEKLVAAGERRIAAQSLSPA from the exons ATGGTATCTGAGTTAGGTAGGAGACCAATGATGGGAAACAACGAAAATTCGTTTGGAGATGAGTTTGAGACAGAGATTGGGATGTTACTTCGTGACCAGCGACGACAAGAAGCTGATGATCGTGAAAAGGAGCTGAATATGTATAGAAGTGGGTCAGCTCCACCTACTGTTGAGGGTTCATTGAATGCAGTGGGTGGACTGTTTAACGATAACGGCTTCATGTCTGAGGAGGAGCTAAGGTCTGATCCTGAATACTTATCTTACTATTACTCGAATGTTAATCTTAATCCTAGGTTGCCTCCACCACTGTTGTCCAAAGAAGATTGGCGGTTTTCGCAGAGGTTGCAAGGAGGGAGCTCTGCTATTGGTGATAGGAGGAAGGTAAACAAGATTGATAACGGTAATAGTGGGAGGTCTCCCTTTGCGATGCCTCCGGGATTTAACTCGAAAAAAGCAGAGAGCGAGAACGAGACGGATAAATTGCAGGGTTCAGTGGAATGGGGTGGTGATGGGCTGATTGGTTTGCCAGGACTAGGACTAGGTAGTAAAAAGAAGAGCATTGCTGAAATGTTCCAG GATGACTTTAGCCGTGTTTCTCCTGCTCCTGGTCACCCTTCACGCCCAGCCAGCCGAAATGCTTTTGACGGAAGTGGTGATACAATAAATTCAGCAGAAGCTGAGCTTTCTCATCTTCGTCACGAGCTTTCTGCTACAAAGACTTTAAGGTCTGCATCAAGCACACAACTCCCATCTGCTACTCAACATGATGACGTGCCCACTTCCTATTCATATGCTGCTGCTTTGGGGGCTTCTTTATCAAGAAGTACCACTCCTGATCCCCAGCACATTGCGAGGGCTCCTAGCCCTTCCCTCACTCCTATTGGTGGGGGGAGGGTAGTCAATTCAGAGAAGAGAAGTGTTAGTAGTCCAAGTCCATTTAATGGTGTGTCGTCTCACAGAACCGAGTCTGCAGAGCTTGTCACTGCATTATCTGGCATGAATATATCAAATG GTGGGCAGAATAACACGAAGCAGCATGATTTTCTGAAGCAATCCAAATCCCCTCAGTTTAATATGGTTTCTACTGCTCAGTCTGCAAAAGTACCATATTCAGTCGCTGTTACTGGCTCCAACAGTTCATACCTCAAAGGATCCCCAACATCTGGATTGAATGGTGGAGGTGGCGTACTGTCTCAATATCCGCATTTGGATAGTCCAAATTCATCCTTCTCTAATTATGGTCTAGGTGGTCATTCTGTCAGTCCAATGTCAAGCCATCTAGGCAACTATAATTTACCACCTTTATTTGGAAATGCTGCTGCAGCATCAGCGATGGCTGTACCTGGATTGGACTCTCGAATGTTGGGGGGGTCTAATTTAAGCGCTGCTACCTCAGAGCAGACTCTCAGCAGAATGGGAAATCAAATGGGAGGGAGTGGTTTGCCGGCATCCTTTGTAGATCCTATGTATCTTCAGTACTTGACAGCTGAATATGCTGCTGCCCAGGTCGCTGCTCTTAATGATCCTTCCTTGGACAGGAACTATATGGGTAATTCATATGTGGACTTGCTTCAGAAAGCTTATCTTAGTAATATGCTacctcaaaaatctcaatatGGGGCCCCATTGAACAGCAGAAGTAGTGGTTCAGGTCATCATGGCTATTATGGAAATCCTGCATATGGAGTTGGTTTATCATATCCTGGGAGTCCTTTAGCAAGTCCAGTCTCTCCAGTAGGACCTGGTAGTCCTATGAGGCATAGTGATTATAATATGAGATTTCCTGGTAGAATGAGAAACATAGCTGGAGGGGTCGTAGGACCATATCATTTGGATAACATGGAGAACAGCATAGCGTCTTCCCTACTGGAAGAGTTCAAAAGCAACAAGGCCAAGTGTTTTGAACTTTCAGAAATTGCAGGCCACGTTGTTGAGTTTAG TGCTGATCAGTATGGGAGCCGATTTATTCAACAAAAACTTGAAACTGCAACCACTGAGGAGAAAAACATGGTTTTCGAGGAAATTTTTCTCCAAGCTCTTACTTTGATGACTGATGTCTTCGGGAATTATGTCATCCAGAAG TTTTTTGAACATGGAATGGCATCTCAGAGGAGAGAATTGGCTAGCATACTCTTTGGGCATGTATTAACGCTGAGCCTTCAAATGTATGGTTGTCGTGTGATACAGAAG GCAATAGAAGTTGTTGATGTGGACCAGAAGATTAAAATGGTTGAGGAGCTTGAGGGTCATGTAATGCGCTGTGTACGAGATCAGAATGGGAATCATGTCATTCAGAAATGTATTGAATGTGTACCAGAAGATCACATTCAATTTATCGTCTCGACATTTTTTGGACAAGTTATTACTCTCTCTACCCATCCATATGGCTGTCGAGTAATACAG AGAGTATTGGAGCACTGTAACAATCCAGAAACTCAAAGCAAAGTGATGGAAGAAATCCTGGGATCTGTAAGCATGTTGGCACAAGATCAATATGGTAATTATGTTGTTCAG CATGTATTGGAGCACGGGAAGCCACATGAGCGCTCTACTATAATTCAGGAACTAGCTGGGAAGATCGTGCAAATGAGCCAGCAGAAATTTGCCTCTAACGTTGTCGAGAAGTGTTTAACTTTTTGTAATTCCAGCGAACGGCAGCTACTGGTGAATGAGATGCTTGGCACCACTGATGAAAATGAGCCTCTTCAG GCTATGATGAAAGATCAGTTTGCAAATTATGTAGTACAGAAAGTTTTGGAAACTTGTAGCGATCAGCAGCGCGAGCTGATCATGTCGAGAATAAAAGTTCACTTGAATGCTCTGAAGAAGTACACTTATGGAAAGCATATTGTCGCCCGTGTTGAAAAGCTAGTTGCTGCTGGGG AGAGAAGAATTGCTGCTCAGTCCCTAAGTCCTGCTTAG